A genomic region of Nymphaea colorata isolate Beijing-Zhang1983 chromosome 2, ASM883128v2, whole genome shotgun sequence contains the following coding sequences:
- the LOC116246717 gene encoding transcription factor PHYTOCHROME INTERACTING FACTOR-LIKE 13-like → MRHDLDSWDCFSDTIDQFIDFQRFSTFSRSEEDSSLMDLEFLGYEDETCLCPDPLPCFGSDMNSADSVGHLVEASCQLKETQVSHPGGSTYQSFETDLPGSANKYQDAVSGSSKDETDKEKEIVEIINVPTEENSTVDKKIEGCSKFLRQQKIRNMKERKRRKKISRQMEALHKLMPHSDKSDKASILADAVEYILFLQLKLQAFGICSNMHIHPSSAATQLPPSYQYCWGQMAPVIGNLPLGNGSPPSFVPAAPSPLSLGMPLLQNCRPLHQPELYQHALQATIPQGFISLISLSFVRRN, encoded by the exons ATGAGGCATGATCTCGACAGTTGGGACTGTTTCAGTGACACCATTGATCAGTTTATAGATTTCCAACGTTTTTCGACCTTTTCCCGATCAGAAGAGGACTCTAGCTTAATGGACCTAGAGTTTCTTGGCTATGAGGATGAAACCTGTCTCTGCCCTGATCCGCTCCCTTGTTTTGGCTCTGATATGAACTCAGCCGATTCAGTGGGCCACTTGGTTGAGGCTTCTTGTCAGCTGAAGGAAACACAGGTGAGTCATCCAGGAGGATCAACATACCAAAGCTTTGAGACAGATCTGCCCGGATCAGCAAACAAGTACCAGGACGCAGTCAGTGGAAGCAGTAAGGATGAAACagacaaagaaaaggaaatcgtGGAAATCATCAAT GTTCCTACCGAAGAAAATTCGACAGTGGACAAGAAAATTGAAGGTTGTAGCAAGTTTCTTCGCCAGCAGAAGATCCGGAACATGAAAGAGAGA AAACGAAGAAAAAAGATCAGCAGGCAGATGGAAGCCTTGCATAAACTTATGCCACATTCAGACAAG AGTGATAAAGCCTCAATCCTAGCTGATGCAGTTGAGTATATACTATTCCTCCAGCTAAAACTTCAG GCTTTTGGAATATGTAGCAACATGCACATACACCCATCCTCTGCAGCTACACAACTCCCGCCATCGTATCAGTACTGCTGGGGGCAGATGGCGCCGGTTATCGGAAACCTTCCCCTTGGTAACGGCTCGCCTCCTTCATTTGTTCCAGCTGCTCCGTCACCATTGTCGCTTGGGATGCCGCTTCTACAGAACTGCCGGCCTTTACATCAGCCTGAGCTCTATCAACATGCGCTTCAGGCAACTATCCCTCAGGGCTTCATATCtctaatctctctctcatttgtgcgcaggaattga
- the LOC116248816 gene encoding non-specific lipid-transfer protein 2, producing the protein MEKFKFFAVAFPILVVLLLGKALPCSSVTCDPTKLSSCLAAIQGSSPPSHACCSGLKVQRSCFCLYMKNPTLRMMIMSPKSRKIASYCRVPFPRC; encoded by the coding sequence ATGGAGAAGTTCAAGTTCTTTGCTGTGGCTTTCCCTATCCTCGTAGTACTACTTCTTGGAAAAGCACTGCCCTGCTCATCAGTCACTTGTGATCCCACAAAGCTGAGCTCATGCTTGGCTGCAATTCAAGGCTCATCACCACCTAGCCATGCTTGTTGTTCTGGGCTTAAAGTCCAACGATCTTGCTTCTGCCTCTACATGAAAAACCCCACTCTCAGAATGATGATCATGTCACCAAAATCACGGAAAATTGCTTCCTACTGCAGGGTCCCCTTCCCCAGGTGTTAA